In the genome of Chloroflexota bacterium, the window CAACGATAAAGCGAGGAGCTTTACCTTTGCGGAAGCCTGGAATGGCAACCTTGCTGGCAATCCGTTGCGCGGCCTTGTTCAATTCTTTTTCTATCGTCGCTGCGTCTGGCTCGATCTCAAGCGCAACAATGCGCTTTGGTAATTGTTCAGTTGTGACTTTCACACGATCTCCAAAGTATATGTTATTTAAGCGATCTTTAACTATCGCCAACGAAGGCAGTCTAGCGTGACATTATACCAGAACATCGCTCAGGCTGGGCTAGCGAATCTGGGTGAAATTAACAAAGCAAGCTTAGTAAACAGTTTGCTCCGCCAAGAAATGGCGATACATCGGCGAAACTGCCCGTAAACGCTCGACGATTGGCGGCAACAAGGCTAATACGCGCTCGATTTGCTCGGCAGTGTTCTCGCGGCCAAGGGTCATGCGCAGGCTGCCATGGGCGCGTTCGGCACTCAAGCCCAAGGCCATCAGCACATGCGATGGGTCAAGCGAACCGCTGGTGCAGGCCGAACCACTTGAGGCATAAATGCCCTGTTGATCAAGCAACAGCAACATGCTTTCGCCCTCAATAAAATCAAACGACATGTTGACATTATTGGGCAAACGCTGGCTGCGATGGCCGTTTAAGTAGACATGCGGAATCGCTGCTTCAATTCCGCTAATCAGCCGATCACGCAGGCTGGTTAGTTGGTTGCTACTCTGTGGCAATTCATCGACGGCAAGTTGCAAAGCTTTGGCTAGCCCAACGATCCCAGGCACATTTTCGGTGCCAGCACGTAAACGCCGTTCCTGCGAGCCACCATTAATCAACGGTAGCAAGGGCACGCCACGCCGCATATACAACGCGCCTACGCCTTTTGGCCCATAAAATTTATGCGCAGTTAAGCTTAATAAATCAACATTCAATTCTTTAACATTAATTGGTTGCGCCCCGATCAACTGCACTGCATCGGTATGAAACAGCACATTGTGCTCGCGACAAACCGCGCCCAATTCGGCAATCGGCTGAATCGTGCCAATCTCGTTGTTGGCGGCCATAATGCTGACCAACACCGTGGTTGGGCGCAGTGCCGCTCGTAAATCGGCCACGGCAACCAAGCCCGTGCTATCGACCGGCAAAATCGTGATTTCAAAGCCAAAGTGTTCGAGATATTCCACCGCATGCAGCACCGCATGATGCTCGATGGCGCTAGTGATGATGTGATTGCCTTTGCCTGCATCACGCTGAGCAAACGCCACGCCCTTGATCGCCAAATTATCGGCTTCGGAGCCACCGCTAGTAAACACAATTTCTTTGCGTTTTGCTCCCAGCAAACTCGCAACGGTTTCGCGGGCTTCATCTACGCCTTCGAGCGCTGCGCGGCCAAGTCGATAGATGCTTGATGGATTGCCATAGGCCGTGTTGAAGTAGGGCAGCATGGCCTCAACCACCCTTGGATCGGTCGCAGTCGTCGCTGCATGATCTAAATAAATTGTTTCCGGAGCCATACCAGACCACCTTTGATGCTAATTGCAAGTTTGTCGCTGGTTTGATTTTACCGCTTTTTAACCCCAACCTGCTGTAAACATTTCGCTACATTCGGCCAAAATCGCAGCTTGGGTCACAACTTGCAATTGCTGGTTCATGATTGTTCAACCTGGGACGCTTAGGAATAATGGTATGCTAAGAGCACCTGAATCGCAACATTGGAGGCATCATTATGAACCAACGGCTTGATGTAGCTGTGATTGGCACTGGCAATTGGGGCACAACTTTAGCCTTGGTTTTGGCTCGCGGCGGGCGGAATGTCACGCTATTTGGCCGCAACCAAGCTGAAGTTGCTCAATTGCAAGCTGCTGGCGAAAACAGCCGCTTTTTGCCTGGGCAGCGCTTTCCTGCAAATTTGGGCTTGGCCTATGATCTGGCGCTGGCCGCTCAAGCCCAAGTTATTCTCCTCGCTGTGCCTTCGAAAACAATTCGCAGCAATGCGCTTCAACTTGCCCCACAGCTCGCCGCCGATAGCATTATTTTGAGTTGCGCCAAAGGTATCGAGTCGGGCAGCCTTGAAACGATGAGCGAAGTGCTGGCTGAGGCACTTGCGCCGCACCCACGCGGCTTGATTGGGGCGCTTTCGGGGCCAAATATTGCCAACGAAATTGCCAAAGGCTTGCCTGCAACCAGTGTTGTAGCGTTAAGTGATGATCAAGCTGGTCAGCGGGCGCAGAGCTTGCTCACCACCAATCTGCTGCGGATCTATCGTTCGAGCGATGTGGTTGGGGTTGAACTGGGCGGGGCACTCAAAAATATTGTGGCGCTCGGCGCGGGCATTTGCGATGGCATGGGCTTGGGCGATAATGCTAAAGCAGCGTTTATCACCCGTGGTTTGGCCGAAATGACCCGCTTGGGCATGGCACGCGGCGCACATCCGCTGACCTTTGCAGGCTTGGCGGGCTTAGGCGATTTAATTGCCACGTGTGCCTCGCCGCACAGCCGCAACCGCCGCTTGGGTGAAGCCTTAGCACGCGGCCAATCGCTCGAAACGGCCTTGGCGCAGCTTGGGCAGGTGGCCGAAGGCGTGAATACCACCGCCACAGCACGACAACTTGCTCAACAGTATGGCGTTGAATTGCCAATTGCTGATGAGTTGTATCGAGTATTATTTGAGGGCAAATCGCCACAGCAAGCAG includes:
- a CDS encoding NAD(P)-dependent glycerol-3-phosphate dehydrogenase, with product MNQRLDVAVIGTGNWGTTLALVLARGGRNVTLFGRNQAEVAQLQAAGENSRFLPGQRFPANLGLAYDLALAAQAQVILLAVPSKTIRSNALQLAPQLAADSIILSCAKGIESGSLETMSEVLAEALAPHPRGLIGALSGPNIANEIAKGLPATSVVALSDDQAGQRAQSLLTTNLLRIYRSSDVVGVELGGALKNIVALGAGICDGMGLGDNAKAAFITRGLAEMTRLGMARGAHPLTFAGLAGLGDLIATCASPHSRNRRLGEALARGQSLETALAQLGQVAEGVNTTATARQLAQQYGVELPIADELYRVLFEGKSPQQAGLDLMQRDPKNELAGLQGLFSI
- the nifS gene encoding cysteine desulfurase NifS, which translates into the protein MAPETIYLDHAATTATDPRVVEAMLPYFNTAYGNPSSIYRLGRAALEGVDEARETVASLLGAKRKEIVFTSGGSEADNLAIKGVAFAQRDAGKGNHIITSAIEHHAVLHAVEYLEHFGFEITILPVDSTGLVAVADLRAALRPTTVLVSIMAANNEIGTIQPIAELGAVCREHNVLFHTDAVQLIGAQPINVKELNVDLLSLTAHKFYGPKGVGALYMRRGVPLLPLINGGSQERRLRAGTENVPGIVGLAKALQLAVDELPQSSNQLTSLRDRLISGIEAAIPHVYLNGHRSQRLPNNVNMSFDFIEGESMLLLLDQQGIYASSGSACTSGSLDPSHVLMALGLSAERAHGSLRMTLGRENTAEQIERVLALLPPIVERLRAVSPMYRHFLAEQTVY